The Rudaeicoccus suwonensis sequence CGAGAGCGCGATCGCGACGCAGCAGGCCCGCCACCCGGGGGTCAAGGTCATCACCGAGATCTTCCAGGGCAATCCGACGCGCGCCCTGCTGACCGAATCGCACTCCAGCGACACCGTCGTCGTCGGCGCCCGTGGCACCGGCGGGTTCCCCGGACTGCACATGGGCCGTGTCGCAGGCGACGTCCTGCGACACGCTGCCTCACCGGTCGTCGTCGTCCGCTGAGACACGGAGTCCCTCCAAGGGCCAGGGGGACAACAGAAGGAGCCGTTCCCGTCGCATGACGGGCACGGCTCCTTCTGTTGTCGCCGACGGTATCTTTCGCGAATACGCTTATGCAACAGTGCCATTCAGTAGTTGTGTCGCGCCCAACTGGTCGAGCATGAAGGCGTACTCGAACGCGGTGTCATGCCAGGCGTCATACCGCCCGCTGCGGCCGCCGTGCCCGGCGACGATCTCGGTCTTCTGCAGAATCGGGCGATCCGAGTGGTCGCTGGTCACCGTTTCGCGCAGCCGCTGCACCCACTTGGTCGGCTCGACGAAGAAGACGCGGGTGTCGTTGACGCTGGTGGTGGCCAGGATCGCGGGATAGTCGACCGCCTGGATGTTCTCGTACGGTGTGTACGACTTCATGTAGTCGTACACCTCCCGGCTCTCGATCGGGTTGCCCCACTCCTCCCACTCCCCTGCGGTCAGCGGCAACGTGGGGTCCAGGATCGTGGTCAGTGCATCCACGAAGGGCACGCCCGCGTGCACCACACGGAACAGCTCCGGCGCAAGGTTGACGACGGCGCCCATCAGCAGCCCCCCGGCCGAACGTCCTTCTGCCGCAAGGCGATCCGGTGCCACCCAACCGAGGTCGATCAGCGCGCGGGCGCAGTCGACGAAGTCGGTGAAGGTGTTGCGCTTGGCCAGCAACTTGCCCTCGTCGTACCACCCGCGGCCCAACTCGCCGCCACCTCGGATGTGGGCGATCGCGAAGACCACGCCACGATCCAGCAACGACAACCGTGCCGCGCTGAAGCTGGCGTCGATCGGGATCTCGTACGAGCCGTAGCCGTAGAGGTACCCCGGGTTGGTGCCGTCAGGCTGTATGCCGCGCGCACGCACCATCGAGACCGGCACCGACCGGCCATCGGTTGCCGTGACCCACAGGCGCTCCTCGACATACTGCTGCGGGTCGAAACCGGGCACATGGCGGCGCTTTAGCAGGACCGCTCCGTCGGAGGCGACATCGAGGTCGTAGGTGTCGCCGGCGACCAGGAAGGACGTCACGAGCAACTGGAGGGTGCGACTGTCGTACATCGGTGTCGAGCCGACCCGCACCGCGCGCAGACCACCTTCGACCGGCACCGGTCGCGGCGAACCGTAACCGTCACCGTCCTTGGCGATGATCCGGACGGCGGGCAGACCGCCGCTGCGCATCGTGACAGCGAGGAAGCTCTCGAAGGCGTCGACGCCGAGGATTCGCTCACCCTCACCGGCGGACATCAGCGGCTGCCAGTGCTCCTGCCGTGGCGTCGCCATCGGCGCCCACGAGATGTCGAAGTCGACGCGAGAAGCATTGTGCGTAATGAGGATTCGGTCACCGTCGACTTCGACGCTGTAATCGAGACCGGCCTGCCGCTGCTGCACCAGCACAGGGTCCCCGGTCGGTTGCTGCAGGTCCAACAGACGCACCTCGCCGGTCGTCGACGAACCGGCGTGCAGGATCAGCCACCGCTCGTCGCGCGAGACGTCGAACCCGAGGCCGAAGACCTCGTCGTCCTCCTGCAGCACCAGCACGTCCTGGTCTGCCGAGGAGCCGACGTGGTGACGCCATACCTGAAACTGCCGCCAGGCGTCATCGACACGCGTGTAGAACACCCACTGCCCGTCGCATGACCAGGCAACGCCGTATCCCGCTCCACCGACGGCCTCGTCGAGCACGTCGCCGGTGGCCACATCGCGCACCTGCAGCGCGTAGCGCTCGTCACCGGCGAAGTCGACCAGCACCGCGATGCGCGCACCGGTCGGATCGACCTCCAGGGCGCCGAGTTCGAAGAACTCCTGGCCCTGGGCCTCACGGTTGCCGTCGATGAGCACCTGCTCCCCCACAAGCGGCGCTCCCGCGTCGATCTGCGGCGCGACTGCGCCTGCGTCATACGGAACGCGACAGTGCAGGGGGTACTGCGCGCCCTCCTGCGTGCGGGTGAAATACCACCAGTCGTGCAGTCGCACCGGCACCGAGACGTCGGTCTCCTGGGTGTGGGCCTTGATCTCTGCGAACACCTGGTCCGCCAACGGCGACAGGTGTGAGGTGCGCGCCATCGTGTAGGCGTTCTCGGCCTCCAGATGCGCGACGACCTCGGGATTTTCCTTGTCCCTCAGCCATTCGTAGTCGTCGACGACCGTGTCGCCGTGGAAGGTGCGGCTGTGCTGGATTCGCTGGGCAACGGGCGGTTCGACATGGCTCACGATGCCAGCGTATGTCGCGTCGCCACACGCCCGGCCACCCGGCCCGCGGTCAGTTGCCGACCAGGCACGCCGGACCCAGCAGAGCCTTCAGATCACCGAACAGCGCCGGCGATGCCGTCACGCGCAGGGCATCGTCGAGGCGGACGGTGACCGACCGGCCGGGTTGGGTGAGCTTCAGGTGCACCTCGGTGGCGCCAGGGTGCTCGCCCAACACGCTCTTGAGCTTCTGGGCCATCCCGTTGTTGGCACGCACCAAGGGCAGCGTCAACATCACCGGTCCGCGCACGTCGCCCTTCAACTCGGGGAGAGTGAGTTCGGAGGCGGACAACTGCTTTCCGTCGTCGCGGTCCATCACCCGGCCCTTGATCACACACACGACGTCAGGGTTGAGCATCGTCGACACGGGCATGTAGGACTTCGCGAAGAACATCACGTCGACCGAACCCTCGAGATCCTCGACCGTGGCAATGGCCCACAGTTCACCGCGCTTGTTCCGCTTGATCTGCACGCCGGTGATGAGGCCGGCGATGGTGACCATCGCGCCTTCCTCCGGGGCGTCGTCACTGTGCAGCTTGGCGATGGAGGTGTCGGCATACTGCGCCAGAAGGCGCTCGATGCCGAACAACGGGTGGTCGCTGACATAGAGGCCGAGCATGTCGCGCTCGAACGCCAGCTTGGTCTGCTTGTCCCACTCGATCTGCGGAATCGGCGGCAGGGCTGCGAGTTCGATCCCCGCGTCTCCCCCGAAGCCGGCGAACAGGCTCTCCTGGCCCTGCTCGCTCTTCTTGGCCTCGTCGGCGAGTGAGTCGACATACGTCTCGTGGACCGCAACCAAACCCTGCCGGGTGTGTTGCAGATCGTCGAATGCCCCTGCCTTGATGAGGGATTCGACGGTCCGCTTGTTGCAGACGCCGGACCCGCCCTTGCGCAGGAAGTCCTCGAAGGAGGCGAAGCCGCCCTTGTCCTCTCGGGCCCGCACGATCGCGTCGACGACGTTGGAACCGACATTGCGCACCGCACCCAGACCGAACCGGATGTCCTCGCCGACGGCCGTGAAGTCGGCGACCGACTCGTTCACAGCCGGTGGCAGCACCCTGATGCCGAGCTTGCGGGTGTCGGCCAGATAGGTCGCCATCTTGGTCTTGTCGTCGCCGACCGAGGTGAGCAGCGCGGCGGCATACTCCGCCGGGTAGTTCGCCTTGAGGTAGGCGGTCCAGTAGCTGACCAGCCCGTATCCGGCGGTGTGCGACTTGTTGAATGCGTAACCGGAGAACGGCAGCATGACGTCCCACAGGGCTTGGGTCGCCTCGGCGGAGTAGCCGTTCTTGGTCATGCCCGCGGAGAAGTTGTCGAACTCCTTGGCCAGGATCTCGGGCTTCTTCTTGCCCATGGCGCGTCGCAGCAGGTCGGCGCCGCCCATGGTGTAGCCCGCGAGCTCACGGGCGATCGCCATGATCTGCTCCTGGTAGACCAGCAGGTGGTAGGTCGTACCCAGGATCGGCTCGAGAGCCTGCTCCAGCTCGGGGTGGATAGGGCTGATCGGCTGCCGGTTGTTCTTGCGCTCGGCGTAGTTGATGTGAGCGTTGGCTGCCATCGGGCCGGGCCGGTAGAGCGCCAGGACCGCGGCGATGTCCTCGAATCGGGTCGGTGCCATCAGCCGCAGCAGACCGCGCATGGCGTTGCCGTCGAGCTGGAAGACCCCGAGCGTGTCGCCGCGGGCCAGCAACTCGAAGGTCTTGACGTCGTCCAGCGGGATCGACTCGGTGGTGATCTGCTCCCCGCGGTTGGTGGCGACGTTCTTGACCGCCTGATCGATGATGCCCAGGTTCCGCAGACCCAGGAAGTCCATCTTGATCAGGCCCATCTCCTCGCAGTGCGGGTAGGAGAAGCCGGTGATGATGGTGCCGTCCTTGTCCCGGCGGTGCATCGGGATGAGGTCCAGCAACGGCGCGGACGACAGGATCACGGCAGCCGCGTGCACGCCGGTGCCGCGGATCTTGCCCTCCAGACCCTTGGCGGTGTCCATGACCTTCTTGACCTCCGGCTGCGATTCATACATCGCGCGGATGTCGACGCCCTCGTTGTACCGAGCGTGTTCGGGGTTCCACAACTCGGCCAGCGGAACGCCCTTGCCCTGCACATCGGGCGGCATCGCCTTGGAGATCTGATCGCCGAGACTGAACGGGAAACCCAGGATCCGGTTGGCGTCCTTCACCGCCGCCTTGGCCTTGATGGTGCTGAAGGTGTTGACCTGAGCGGTGTATTCGGCGCCGTACTTCTCGGTGACGTAACGCACCATCTTGTCGCGCTGGCGGTCGTCGAAGTCGAGGTCGACATCCGGCGGGTTGATGCGCTCAGGGTTGAGGAAGCGCTCGAACAGCAGCTGGTGCTCCAGCGGGTCGAGCTCGGTGATGCGGGTCAGGTAGGCGACCATCGAGCCGGTCGCCGAGCCACGACCCGGCCCGACCGGGATCCCGTTGTCGCGGGCGTACTTGCAGATGTCGGCGACGACCAGGAAGTAGGAGCTGAAGCCCATCGGCTCGATGACGGCCATCTCGGTCTCGATGCGCTCGAGCACCTCGGGAGCCGGGTCGTCGCCGTAGCGCTCCTGCAGGCCGACCTTGATCGCCTCGCGCAGGTATGACGCCTGGGTCTGCCCCTCGGGTACGTCCGGGAACTGCGGCATCCGGTCGACGTAGGTGAAGACCTCGTCGTAGTCGCCGATCATCTCGGCCACCTTGAGCGTGTTGTCGCACGCGTCGGGAAGCTCGCGGAACAGCTCGCGCATCTCGGCGGCGGACTTCAGGTAGTAACCGGTGCCGTTGAACTTGAACCGGCCCGGGTCGTCCTTGTTCTTGCCCACGCCGATGCACAGCAGGTCGTCGTGGCTGTCGGCTTCGTCCTCGGTGATGTAGTGACTGTCGTTGGTCGCCAGCAACGGCAGGTTGAGCTTCTTCGCAATGTCGAGAAGGCCTGTGCGCACTGACCTTTCGATGTCGAGGCCGTGGTCCATCAGCTCAAGGAAGAAGTTCTCCTTGCCGAAGATGTCCTGGTACGCCGCTGCCGCTTCGATCGCCTCGTCGAACTGCCCGAGCCTCAGCCGGGTCTGCACCTCACCGGAGGGGCAGCCGGTGGTGGCGATGATGCCGGTGCCGTGCTGGGACAGCAGCTCGCGGTCCATCCGCGGCTTCATGTAGTAGCCCTCGAAGCTGGCCAGCGAGCTCAGCCGGAACAGGTTGCGCAGACCGTGCGCGTCCTTGGCCCACATCGTCATGTGGGTGTAGCGGCCACCGCCGGAGACGTCCTTGCCGCCCTCACCGTCGACGTTCGCCTCGCGCTTGCCACCGGGAGCCCAGAACTCCTGCTGTCGCGAGTGACGGGTGCTGGGCGCGACATACGCCTCGATGCCGATGATCGGCTTGACCGGCGAGCCCTTGGACGCCATGTAGAAGTCGTAGGCGCCGAACATGTTGCCGTGGTCGCTCATCGCGATCGCCGGCATCTCGAGCCGCTCGACCTCGGTGAACATGGGTTTGACCTTGGCCGCTCCGTCCAGCATGGAGTACTCGGTGTGCACGTGCAGGTGCACGAAACTGGAGGCTGGCTTGTCTGACATCGCCGCTGAGTTTAGATCGCCGCACCGACAACGCGACGTGCCGCGCGCAGGTGTGACAGATGAGACGATGTGCTACAGACCGCCCGCATCATCGGTATGCCGCAGACTCAGCTTCGGACGACGTCGAGCGCGTGCTGCAGGTCCACCGGATAGGGACTTTCGAAGGTCACCCAGTCGCCGGAGCCGGGGTGTTCGAAGCCGAGTTCGACCGCGTGCAACCACTGCCGCTGCAGGCCCAGGCGCCGCGCGATGGTGGGGTCTGCGCCATACAGCGGGTCGCCGACACAGGGGTGATGCAGCGCGGAAAAATGCACACGGATCTGGTGCGTGCGACCGGTCTCGAGATGAATCGTCAGCAGCGACATCGATCGGAACGCCTCAAGCAGTTCGTAGTGCGTCACGCTCGGTCGGCCGGACTGCATCACCGCGAACTTGTAGTCGTGCCCCGGATGCCGCCCGATCGGCGCGTCGATCGTGCCGACCACCGGATCCGGAAGCCCTTGCACCAGTGCGTGATACGTCTTGTCGACGGTTCGGTCGCGGAACGCCTGTTTGAGCACGGTGTAGGCACGTTCGGACTTCGCCACCACCATCAGACCACTCGTGCCGACGTCGAGCCGTTGCACAATGCCCTGCCGCTCCGGAGCACCGGAGGTGGAGATACGAAAGCCTGCCGCCGCCAGACCGCTGACGACGTCCGGGCCGTCCCAGCCGACGCTGGGATGAGCGGCAACGCCGGCGGGTTTGTCGACCACGACGATCTCGCTGTCGTCGTGCACGATCCGTAGCCCCTCGACGTGCTGCGGCCGCACCTCGGCGACGCGCGGGCCGACCCGCTCGGGCATCCGCACCTCGAGCCACTGCCCGGCCGACACGCGGTCGGACTTGCCACTGGCCTGTCCGTCGATCGTCACCGCGCCATCGGCCGCGAGCTGCGCCGCCTGGGTGCGGGAGAAACCGAGCAGCCGGGCGAGTGCTGCATCGACGCGCTCACCCTCAAGCCCGTCAGGTATGTCGAAACCGCGGGTGTCGGTCACGCCGGACCGTCCGCTGCGGTATGACGATCCGCTGCCGCGGCATTCGCCGCACCGCCGGCAGCATCCGTATCCGCTGCATCAGCAGCCTCGGCATCGAGGTGGGTGCCGTCGGAGTCGTGCGCGTCGACCTCGTGCGCGTCGATGTGGTGAGCGTCGCCATCCTCGTCGTCGACGACGTCGTGACTGCGGGTTCCGTCGACGCCGATGCCGAGCAGTGCGAGCAGTGCGATGAGGCAAGCGGCGGACGTGACGCAGATGTCGGCGACGTTGAAGATCGGCCAGTGCGGCAACTCCAGGAAGTCGACGACATGACCGCTACCGCCGCCTGGGGTGCGGAAGAAGCGATCCGTGAGATTGCCCAGCGCGCCACCGATGAGCAACCCCAGCGCGCAGGCCCACGGTTTGCTGCGCAGTCGCCTCGCGAAATAGACCGTCGCGCAGATGACCGCCACCGCGATCAACGACAGCAGCCAGGTGGCATTGGTCGCGATGGAGAAAGCCGCGCCCGGATTGCGGATCAACCGCAGTTGCAGCAGTGTCCCGACGACCTCGCGAGGCTTGTCGGGCGTGAGCGTCGAGGATGCCCATGCCTTGGTCAGCTGGTCCGTCACATAGCCGACGGTCGCCACTCCGACGAGCAGGGCTATCAGCTTCGGTGCCGGTCGGTGTGACTGAGGTGCCGTCGGCTCCTCGTGTTGGTCTGGTGTGGCGTTCAGCGGCGTTCCTGTCGTTGTTTGCAGTCCATGCACATGGTCGCGCGCGGGAATGCCTGAAGGCGAAGCTTTCCGATCGCGTTGCCGCAGCTCTCACACACGCCATACGTGCCGTCGTCGATGCGCTGCAGCGCATGCACCGACTGCTCGAGCAGATCGCGAGAGTTCTGTGCCAGGGAGTACTCGTGCTCGCGCTCAAAGGTCTTCGCTCCGGCGTCGGCCTGGTCGTCGCCGGCGCCGTCGCCGCTGTCCTTGATGAGCCCGGCGATGTCGTCCTCGAAACCGTGCAGCTCGGCACGCAGTCGAGCAATGTCACCATCGAGCTCGGCCCGCACACCCTTCAACTCGGCTGCAGACCAGGGAGATTCGTCGTCGCGCACCTTGAGGGCGGGCGTCTTGCCCGGCTGCCGGGCAGCAGGCGCGGTCTTGGTCACTGTGGTCGAACCCTTTCGGTTGGTCGTGGGGGCAGCAGTTGCGGCCGGGGCAGTCTTGACAGGTGCTGCCTTTTTCGCCGGTGCAGTCTTCTTGACCGCAGCCGTCTTCGCCCGTGCCGTTGGTGCAGCAGCGGTCTTCTGCGGCGAGGCAGTCGCGGGGGCAACGGCTTTCTTTGCCGAAGCCGCCTTGTGTGCGGGAGTCTTTTTCGCGGGAGTCTTTTTCGCAGAAGCCTTCTTCGCAGAAGCCTTCTTCGCAGGAGCCTTCTTCGCGGGCGCGGATGTCGCGGCCGCTGCCTTCGTGGCGGCGGTGGCCCTGGGCTCGACGATCGCCTTTGCCGCGGTCTTCTTTGCTGCGGTCTTCTTTGCTGCGGTCTTTTTGGCCGGAATGGCCTTCTGCGTGGCCTTCTTGACCGGTGCGGCTCTTTTCACCGTTGCAGTTGCAGGTGCTTTTTTGGTCGGCGATGTCGTCGCAGCCGTTTTCTTCGCCGCAGCCGATTTCTTTGTGGGCGTCGACTTCGTCGCTGCCGACTTCTTCGCTGCCGACTTCTTCGCTGCCGACTTCTTAGCAGCTGCCTTCGTCACCGCGGCCTTCTTCGCCGACGCCGTGGTCGCAGTGGCGGGCTTGGTAACGGTCGCCCCCTTGACGACAGCCTTCACAGCGCTCCCAGGCGCAGTCGTGGCCTTGGACACTGCCCCCGTGGCTTTTCGAAGTGCAGACGTCACCCGAGACCGACGGCCGGAGTCGCCACCGGCGTCCGTCTGCTTGTTCACAGCCATCGATTCCCTTCCGGTTCGGGCGTGCGAACGAGGTCACACATCCGAGAAGTTGGTTGCCCACCCGAGTCGACGGGCTGGCCGCAGAATAAGGGATTCTCGCGGCTGAGCGGGGCTAAACGAGCGAGGCAACCGGCCAAACGCCGCGTGCGGTGCCCACCATAACTGATGGGCACCGCACGCAGACCGGGGTACTGCGGTCAGTCCTTGTGCGAACCGCCGTCGACGGCCGTGTGGTCCAGTTGGGTCAGGTGACCCTCGATGTAGCCACGCAGCTTCGTGCGGTAGTCGCCTTCGAACGCGCGCAGCTGGTCGATGTCCGAGGTGACGCGGTCGCGCTCAGAATTGAGCTCGGCAAGGATGGAGTTCTTGCGCTCCTCAGCCTCACGGACCATCTGCTGGGACCGTTCGGTGCCGGTGCGCACCAACTCCTCGTGCTTGTGCTCGCCTTCGGTGATGAGCTCGTCATGGCGCTGCTGAGCCGAAGACACCAGTTCGTCGCTCTTTGTCTGCGCCGAACGGATCATCTCGTCGCGCTGCGAGTTGGTCTCACTGATGACGGTGTCGTGGTGCTGCTGTGCCTCGGTGATGAGGCGGTCACGCGTGGTCTCGCCCTCGCGGACGTGCTCGTCGTGCAGACGCTGCGCCAGCGCGATGACGCCCGCAGCGCTTTCCTGCGACGGAGCAGCACTCGCGACGGCCGCGGCCGGAGCAGCAGATGCCTGCTCGACGGGCGCGCTCGGCGCCGCCGCCTTGTCGGCGTTCTGACGCTGAGCCTCTGCCAGTTCTTCGCGGACTCGCTGGAGCTCCTGCTGGGCGTCGGCCAGCGCCTTCTGCGCCTTG is a genomic window containing:
- a CDS encoding S9 family peptidase — encoded protein: MSHVEPPVAQRIQHSRTFHGDTVVDDYEWLRDKENPEVVAHLEAENAYTMARTSHLSPLADQVFAEIKAHTQETDVSVPVRLHDWWYFTRTQEGAQYPLHCRVPYDAGAVAPQIDAGAPLVGEQVLIDGNREAQGQEFFELGALEVDPTGARIAVLVDFAGDERYALQVRDVATGDVLDEAVGGAGYGVAWSCDGQWVFYTRVDDAWRQFQVWRHHVGSSADQDVLVLQEDDEVFGLGFDVSRDERWLILHAGSSTTGEVRLLDLQQPTGDPVLVQQRQAGLDYSVEVDGDRILITHNASRVDFDISWAPMATPRQEHWQPLMSAGEGERILGVDAFESFLAVTMRSGGLPAVRIIAKDGDGYGSPRPVPVEGGLRAVRVGSTPMYDSRTLQLLVTSFLVAGDTYDLDVASDGAVLLKRRHVPGFDPQQYVEERLWVTATDGRSVPVSMVRARGIQPDGTNPGYLYGYGSYEIPIDASFSAARLSLLDRGVVFAIAHIRGGGELGRGWYDEGKLLAKRNTFTDFVDCARALIDLGWVAPDRLAAEGRSAGGLLMGAVVNLAPELFRVVHAGVPFVDALTTILDPTLPLTAGEWEEWGNPIESREVYDYMKSYTPYENIQAVDYPAILATTSVNDTRVFFVEPTKWVQRLRETVTSDHSDRPILQKTEIVAGHGGRSGRYDAWHDTAFEYAFMLDQLGATQLLNGTVA
- the dnaE gene encoding DNA polymerase III subunit alpha, translating into MSDKPASSFVHLHVHTEYSMLDGAAKVKPMFTEVERLEMPAIAMSDHGNMFGAYDFYMASKGSPVKPIIGIEAYVAPSTRHSRQQEFWAPGGKREANVDGEGGKDVSGGGRYTHMTMWAKDAHGLRNLFRLSSLASFEGYYMKPRMDRELLSQHGTGIIATTGCPSGEVQTRLRLGQFDEAIEAAAAYQDIFGKENFFLELMDHGLDIERSVRTGLLDIAKKLNLPLLATNDSHYITEDEADSHDDLLCIGVGKNKDDPGRFKFNGTGYYLKSAAEMRELFRELPDACDNTLKVAEMIGDYDEVFTYVDRMPQFPDVPEGQTQASYLREAIKVGLQERYGDDPAPEVLERIETEMAVIEPMGFSSYFLVVADICKYARDNGIPVGPGRGSATGSMVAYLTRITELDPLEHQLLFERFLNPERINPPDVDLDFDDRQRDKMVRYVTEKYGAEYTAQVNTFSTIKAKAAVKDANRILGFPFSLGDQISKAMPPDVQGKGVPLAELWNPEHARYNEGVDIRAMYESQPEVKKVMDTAKGLEGKIRGTGVHAAAVILSSAPLLDLIPMHRRDKDGTIITGFSYPHCEEMGLIKMDFLGLRNLGIIDQAVKNVATNRGEQITTESIPLDDVKTFELLARGDTLGVFQLDGNAMRGLLRLMAPTRFEDIAAVLALYRPGPMAANAHINYAERKNNRQPISPIHPELEQALEPILGTTYHLLVYQEQIMAIARELAGYTMGGADLLRRAMGKKKPEILAKEFDNFSAGMTKNGYSAEATQALWDVMLPFSGYAFNKSHTAGYGLVSYWTAYLKANYPAEYAAALLTSVGDDKTKMATYLADTRKLGIRVLPPAVNESVADFTAVGEDIRFGLGAVRNVGSNVVDAIVRAREDKGGFASFEDFLRKGGSGVCNKRTVESLIKAGAFDDLQHTRQGLVAVHETYVDSLADEAKKSEQGQESLFAGFGGDAGIELAALPPIPQIEWDKQTKLAFERDMLGLYVSDHPLFGIERLLAQYADTSIAKLHSDDAPEEGAMVTIAGLITGVQIKRNKRGELWAIATVEDLEGSVDVMFFAKSYMPVSTMLNPDVVCVIKGRVMDRDDGKQLSASELTLPELKGDVRGPVMLTLPLVRANNGMAQKLKSVLGEHPGATEVHLKLTQPGRSVTVRLDDALRVTASPALFGDLKALLGPACLVGN
- a CDS encoding RluA family pseudouridine synthase, whose translation is MTDTRGFDIPDGLEGERVDAALARLLGFSRTQAAQLAADGAVTIDGQASGKSDRVSAGQWLEVRMPERVGPRVAEVRPQHVEGLRIVHDDSEIVVVDKPAGVAAHPSVGWDGPDVVSGLAAAGFRISTSGAPERQGIVQRLDVGTSGLMVVAKSERAYTVLKQAFRDRTVDKTYHALVQGLPDPVVGTIDAPIGRHPGHDYKFAVMQSGRPSVTHYELLEAFRSMSLLTIHLETGRTHQIRVHFSALHHPCVGDPLYGADPTIARRLGLQRQWLHAVELGFEHPGSGDWVTFESPYPVDLQHALDVVRS
- the lspA gene encoding signal peptidase II codes for the protein MHGLQTTTGTPLNATPDQHEEPTAPQSHRPAPKLIALLVGVATVGYVTDQLTKAWASSTLTPDKPREVVGTLLQLRLIRNPGAAFSIATNATWLLSLIAVAVICATVYFARRLRSKPWACALGLLIGGALGNLTDRFFRTPGGGSGHVVDFLELPHWPIFNVADICVTSAACLIALLALLGIGVDGTRSHDVVDDEDGDAHHIDAHEVDAHDSDGTHLDAEAADAADTDAAGGAANAAAADRHTAADGPA
- a CDS encoding TraR/DksA family transcriptional regulator: MTKTAPAARQPGKTPALKVRDDESPWSAAELKGVRAELDGDIARLRAELHGFEDDIAGLIKDSGDGAGDDQADAGAKTFEREHEYSLAQNSRDLLEQSVHALQRIDDGTYGVCESCGNAIGKLRLQAFPRATMCMDCKQRQERR
- a CDS encoding DivIVA domain-containing protein translates to MALTPEDVVKKEFTKPKGFGRSGYDEIQVDDFLDEIVVELRRLNAENEDLTGKLDDCRRSKGVAGRGDADVTSPAANVPAAGSASSVPALTPVSLGKGASDTDETTAMPNPKAVEAARAELAESQRRLADATAELKSAQSELSTTKQELASAKAEQDKAQKALADAQQELQRVREELAEAQRQNADKAAAPSAPVEQASAAPAAAVASAAPSQESAAGVIALAQRLHDEHVREGETTRDRLITEAQQHHDTVISETNSQRDEMIRSAQTKSDELVSSAQQRHDELITEGEHKHEELVRTGTERSQQMVREAEERKNSILAELNSERDRVTSDIDQLRAFEGDYRTKLRGYIEGHLTQLDHTAVDGGSHKD